Proteins encoded by one window of Aphis gossypii isolate Hap1 chromosome X, ASM2018417v2, whole genome shotgun sequence:
- the LOC114130116 gene encoding CDK5 and ABL1 enzyme substrate 2, with protein MMSTLTGDTSRRRIAALSFLTNISLDGTHKDTNKLLFIKNNMYHHQKSEMEFPSLPDIGMENEENTFSESDIILKQMDIEFHGPVRLTKTRSLTSTPIKSNINDKHSIDKFFELDSDKNCGRLPFRERLNTTGSDVTMESKKLAAYYRKRMIPQSLLSDDKSNTNFSSSESLGLALYKTSTLLQENSSSNQSMDIRVVRPTIQHRFKNERLVLVTPQKTPFLVYSLIPFKRSNRTIIVRCEQKKEPNRRRQTSGTRPLSAVNDIIDAFDLFGLEKGKDGQEISYSHLLVPSRIVEPKTPIEDMMLDTIQSKSHTLSRCISADVPDNVAIGSGTYKMCTVQPASSSPKGDLTKVTNTEQDENGAAMFSPNILDDPEFFAGKHRTLLTFISYMTSIIDYVRPADLKKELNDKFQDKFPHIELTLSKLRSIKREMRKITKPDATSDLLTIAQAYVFFERLLVKSLINKENRKLCAGACIILSAKLNDMKGEPLTNLIERTEIVFRLSRKDLMVSEFGVLVALEFGLHIPTHEIMPHYQRLLSES; from the exons atgatGAGCACACTAACTGGGGATACTTCACGTCGTCGAATAGCAGCACtgtcatttttaacaaatatttctcTAGATGGCACTCATAAAGATACTAACAAATTActtttcatcaaaaataatatgtatcatcaTCAAAAATCTGAAATGGAGTTTCCATCACTTCCTGACATAGGGATGGAAAATGAAGAGAATACATTCAGTGAAAGTGACATTATCTTGAAACAAATGGATATTGAATTTCATGGTCCTGTAAGACTAACTAAAACACGATCTTTAACATCCACaccaataaaatcaaatatcaatgataaacatagtattgataaattttttgaattggaTTCTGATAAGAATTGTGGAAGGCTACCATTTCGTGAAAG actTAACACAACTGGAAGTGATGTAACTATGGAATCAAAAAAATTGGCAGCCTACTATCGTAAACGCATGATTCCTCAATCTTTATTGTCTGATGATAAAAGTAACACAAATTTCAGCAGTTCTGAAAGTCTTGGcttag ctCTATATAAAACTAGTACTTTGCTTCAAGAAAATAGCTCTTCAAATCAATCTATGGATATTAGAGTTGTACGTCCAACAATACAACATCGATTCAAAAATGAACGTTTAGTATTAGTCACTCCACAGAAAACTCCATTCCTTGTTTATTCGCTAATACCATTCAAAAGATCTAACAGAACCATAAT tgtGCGATGTGAGCAAAAGAAAGAACCGAATCGTAGAAGACAAACATCTGGAACTCGTCCTTTATCTGctgttaatgatataattgatGCGTTTGATCTCTTTGGATTAGAAAAAGGCAAAGATGGACAG GAAATATCATACAGTCATTTATTAGTTCCTTCACGAATTGTTGAACCCAAAACCCCAATTGAAGATATGATGTTAGATACTATACAGTCAAAATCGCATACCTTAAgcag GTGTATTTCAGCTGATGTTCCTGATAATGTAGCAATTGGATCTGGTACTTACAAAATGTGCACTGTTCAACCAGCATCATCATCTCCAAAAGGTGATTTGACAaaag ttactaATACTGAACAAGATGAAAATGGAGCAGCAATGTTTTCTCCAAACATTCTTGATGACCCTGAGTTTTTTGCTGGAAAACATAGAACACTTTTAACATTCATATCTTACATG aCATCAATTATTGATTACGTTCGTCCAGCGGATCTTAAAAAAGAATTGAATGATAAATTTCAAGATAAATTTCCACATATTGAGTTAACATTAAGTAAACTTAgaag tattaaaCGAGAAATGCGGAAAATTACAAAACCAGATGCTACTTCAGACTTGTTAACTATAGCACAggcctatgtattttttgaaagATTATTAGTCAAAAGCTTAATCAATAAAGAAAATCGTAAACTATGTGCTGGagcatgtattattttgtctgCAAAGTTAAATGATATGAAGGGTGAACCTTTAACTAATCTCATTGAA agaACTGAAATAGTATTTA